A genome region from Hevea brasiliensis isolate MT/VB/25A 57/8 chromosome 9, ASM3005281v1, whole genome shotgun sequence includes the following:
- the LOC110657455 gene encoding auxin-responsive protein SAUR36 codes for MKKLRGFRLGRRLVRVFKWIIRSRRKPTPRSSFLDQTTRSLNPFSKILALARNLRHKASPSANSNRGYIRLGQAKPTEVPKGHLAVYVGESNGDTRREVVPVIYFNHPLFGELLKDAERVYGYNHPGGIKIPCGYSEFEKVKRRVAAWGNCHNRSGKQQ; via the coding sequence ATGAAAAAGCTTAGAGGTTTCAGGCTTGGGCGCAGGCTTGTCAGAGTCTTCAAATGGATAATCCGATCCAGGAGAAAACCTACCCCTCGTTCCTCTTTCTTGGACCAAACAACTCGCTCCCTCAATCCTTTCTCCAAAATCTTGGCCTTAGCTCGTAACTTAAGACATAAAGCTTCTCCTTCTGCAAATTCAAATCGGGGGTATATCCGGCTGGGTCAGGCGAAACCGACGGAGGTGCCCAAGGGACACTTGGCGGTCTACGTGGGAGAATCAAATGGTGACACGAGGAGGGAGGTGGTGCCTGTGATATACTTCAATCATCCGCTGTTTGGGGAGCTGTTGAAGGATGCAGAGCGGGTGTACGGATACAATCATCCGGGTGGAATAAAAATTCCGTGTGGGTATTCGGAGTTTGAGAAGGTGAAGAGGAGAGTTGCAGCATGGGGTAATTGCCATAACAGAAGCGGGAAGCAACAATAA